The genomic DNA AGCCTAGGCCTTAAGGTGgaaccttcggggggggggactgaccAATAGACTAGTTAAATCAAATAAGATCCATATTCATCAGAAGGCAAACCTTTGCTAACATTTTGTTGTGAGTCTGAACTATTGTGATATCCTCTTaggaaaagggaaatgtcctcccaTGCTTTGGTACCAGACACTCTTAAGATCACTatgaattatcccccccccccactgctaatGCATTGGAAGTGTTTCTTTCCCATAGTCCTGCAGAGACAGAGGATTCTGCCACCCAAATGAATTTTCCAAAATGGGCTTCACAAGCTCAATAAATGTTTGACACAAAGATTTTACAGAACATATGCTGAAtgtctttcctctcctctcctctaccTAGCCACTCATCCCTCCACAACTAGTGTGGTAGAGCCGCATTCTTCTTCTCTAGCACTTGGGAGCAATGAATGAGAGCTTGAGTTGTACATTTGTTTCCATTAAAGTTGTGTGGAATATGGTTGCCTGAGTTGTATGGGTACCTGatggcaggaccggtgctagggcttctggcgccctaggcgacaccaatcttctggcgccccccccacccctcacccaaGCCTGCTtaggcgggaggtggggggtggagaggcaagcagcggtttctccgctatagcggagaagccgctgctcgctcgcccgccctgcccccgccaaagtctgctttagcgggaggtgtgGGCGCAGGTAGGCCAGCAGCGCGGTGCGgtgcggcgcagcgccccctccatttcggCGCCCTAGGCGGCCGCCTAGtctgcctaaatggacgcaccggccctgcctgaTGGATGTTGTTCTCTGCTGATAATAGCATATGAAATTTACAACATGTGCTGTTGTAACATGTGCTGTTTCAGGAgagattttatattttattttaagtgacTACACAACATATCTTTAAAGTGATCAAGAGGCTGGTGCAGAATATTTTTCTTATAGTCAAAACATTTTAACAATCTATTCCCAGTTCTAATAATTAGCGCAATTTACCACCTCCCTGATTTTGTTTGGGTTCACTTTGTTTATAGTTTGCGTCTCAGTGGAGATCATTAACGGCCTAACTCTGCCCTTGACAAACTCTTTATTCATTTGCTTCAGATCAGATGTTTTCTTTTCACTACTGAGTAAAAATACATGAAATAgtggtagccaacctggtgccctcctgaagTTATTAGTCTACAAGTCTACAATTATCTCTTACCATTGAcaatgctgactgaggctgatgtgtgctggagcccagcaacacctggaaggtgtCACACTGGCTGCCCCATGGAGGTATGTTCATGTGCTGTTGCCTCCAAACTAGATCATTATGGATCTTGACTAATAGAGATCATCTTCATGACCCTCTCAACGTAAGACATTCCTGTTTCAAGTTCCTAGTTACACTGTAGAGAGCAATACTTCTCTGTCCCAGTACTTCTAGTGCAATCTGAGATCTTTTTGCACCAACTATGGTTTAACCTAACTGAGTCTGCAGGATACTTCTTCTCAGGATATAGTTCAATTTTAAACCTCTTATTACTTACCAGAATTTGTCTTCCCATTGCCTTATTGGTGGCACTTCTACTCACTTTTAAAACTACACGGAATTCCAATCCCCATGGTCAAGTGGAATTTCATTTTCAGAGCCCAACTCGTATCTCAGCATATCTCTGTAATAGGTTATATTTCCATTATATGCCTGTGTATAGACAGCTGCAATGAAAGCATTCCAGCTGGtacataagattgcactgtaaaggACACAGGTGAGATAACAGTAACTATACACGAACAGATTTGGAGTATGTCACCCTTTTGCCAGTGGGAGTAGAATTTAGTATTGGGTTATGGGGTCACAGTTCTCAGAGTAGGAGACACCTAGTCACAGTGCTGCAGCACTATTATTCAACTTTTGACCCTCTGTTGAAAACAAAAGCCATTAATCAAACACTGTCTAATTGTCTTTAACATGTTATAGCAGCTGGCCATGTAAGAATTATCCCTGCCACACACTTAAGTGACTGCCTCTTTTCTCATTCCAGCTGTAGAACAGTGgtgcagaacctgtggctctccagatattgctataTATCTCCCATTATCCCTCCTGATATTATTGGTCTACAACTCCTATTATCTCTGACATTGACCATGctgcaggagctgatgggagctggagtccaacaaaatctggacatccacaggttccccatccctccttgtGCTTTTTCCAGAGCCTGTCAAGACTTTAAGCTGCTGAAGTCCTTTGAACTATCTGCTAGATGACCTGAGATACAGCAATAAATCATTCAACCCAAGGAGAAAGACTTGGATTTTGTTCTGGCCTGGCTAAtctgcatgggcgtagccaggatttatttggggggggggctttatgtTGTGGGGCGGCAGAACCAAGTTACCTATgttgcaattggtcagttagttaagtaattttatttatttaccggtacttgatttaggggagcagtcccccccccccgccacaccaTCTGGCTACACCCCTGCTAATCTGCATAGCACCTGGCAAACCAACACACCCACATGCAAGCTTGTCAATTGCACTGTAAAAAAATGGGTCAAACTACTGGTCTCATCTGTGATATTGCACaatgtttatacacacacattcacaatGCACATGGGCATGGCATACTACAAATGCCACCACCAGCCCTGTGCTATTGCAGATCACAAATCTACACTAAGAGCAAAAATATATTAGCTAGATTTATTTTTCTGTCCTTGCATCTCTAGCTTTGGCAATCAGGCAAGATAACATTCTGGGTAAGCCTGTAAAATTCTGTCGATAATGTCTATTTGCTTTGAAAATCAGTGAAAAGGTGTATTGAGAAGCAGTCTCATCATGATTTTGCACCTTTTATCCCAGCTTAAATcccaggcaagcaaaagcaaaTATTGCTTAAGAATTAATTTGCTTCAGCTTGTGGAGATAGCCAGTAACTCATAAGGGTTTTTTAAAGTGCTAGACAAATTGATAGCACGTATGTCTATCAACAGATTATTTTGTAGGCCAATAAAACCTTATCTATTCACTAATAGACCTTTCATATGATGTAACAGTTTTGATTGTTCCTTAGATATGGCAAATATAAATGTTTATACTGCAAtggtttttaaagcattttaatggattatcttaattattttaataaagaaatTAGGCTTTAACATATAGCACAAGAATTTTTTTGTCTTAAACATAAactaagcaaaataaaataaacaatagttcattttaaagcaaaattagatatatcagaaaaataaaataaagtaaaattagCCAGGAAAAATCTTGATGAACTCCAACAATATTTAGAATCAGCAATGTTAAAGTTGTACACAACAAAACATACTCCAATCAATACCATGCTTTCTCACAAGGATGGGAAGAGACACAGGGCTCATCAGAACCAGAGTTACCATATTGGATTAAATAAGTTTAATACTGCAACCAAATTCATTTGTTTGCTGGTGGCAAGGCTTGCCTATGTTCTTTTCTATTGATGTAGtctacaaaattaaataaaaccacaataaacttATCTAACTTGTTTTGACCTCTCATAACGCTGTTTAtacatccatttttaaaataaagctgtATCCCACACCATACAATAACAGTATTGTAGCAACTGCTGTTCTAGTAGAATACTATTACTAGTAAATATTTACCAAACCTTGCAATAGTAGGCCTTGCCACTATCAACATATGAACATTTCCTTATACTCTGATCCTTAccatccataaataaataaataaataaataaataaaaattcattggGGCTAGATGTGAGGATTGCAAGATGTGTTGTTTGACTAATTGCCTCAATTTCCTTGATCATTCAACACCTAACTATTGCAACCCCACTTGTGCTGGTAGGTGCCTGCTACTTGGCAGCCTCCCCAGCACAGCAGGAAGAACCCATGGGTTATATAAGACAATGTGAGTGGCATCAAGTACCACCTGTGTGGTAATTTCAGCAAGATTTCTCTATACTGTACTAAAAGTGAGTGGAAAGAGGACTTATCCCACAGTGAACTCTAATCGATGTTCCAACTTTTGTTCCCACAGAAGCTTAAGGCATCAAACATGTCTAAAATATGCTTCCATAAGAATTTTATAAATACTAAACACTGTGCTTTTAGTGGTCTCATAATTGGTGAATATAAAATGTTCAAAACTCAACAGTTTTACAGGTCACACTTCCCTTAATCCCTGGACTAGCTAAAAAGGTCAAGGTGGCCCTACACAAGCAACCATGGAAGTGGGATATCTTCAAACTTTTCCCTTAGGCTACTTTCTGTTATTAGAGCTTTGTTCACCTAAAAAATCAAAGCGATGGAAAAGCCTCTTGACGCTCCTTTGGGCAGCATGTACTatgtttattaaaaacaaaataaaaaaataaaaaatccttccggtagcaccttagaaaccaactaagtttgttcttggtatgagctttcgtgtgcatgcagattgTTCTAAGTTGTTGTACACAGCCATGGTAACTTTAGGAGGCATATAGAAATTATTTTAATCAATATGCCATATCTGATATGATAAGCCGTATGGAGCCTTCATGATTACAGGCAGTGTACCTGATAGCTGGAATCTGGATACTTGGGGACAAACAAGGCAGCATCCTTATTGCACAAGGCGCGTTTTCACGGCATCCGCCTGGCTGGTCAACCTTTGGGAGACGAGGTGCAGTGTTAAGAGGATCACGGTCTCCGAAATGGTTCGCTTCATTATGATGAATTCGAGAACTTTATTTGCTGATtttactggaagggggggggggggcaataaatGCACCATTAGCGTTAATGCAGCTCCGTCCCACGAGCTCGCTCCGACGAGATTCGCGTCAGGCTCAAGCAAATCAAAGGGCAGGCAGGCAAAATGTTAAAACTGGAAACGGCGGCTGCTCCGAGCGGTGATAACAGGTGACGCCGCGGCTTAGAGATAACAGCGCCTGAGAGGAAACCTGAGACAGGTTGCGTCTCTGTCCTCCTCCGAAACCCCGCCCCCAACCGACTATATAACGAATAGCCCTGCCACGGCCCGCCCGATTAACGTCAGCTCGCCATCTTTCCCTCATTGGCTGGTACGCGTGCGTCCTACTCGCCTGgttggggagaggaggagccgTCTCTCTCGTGCGCGCGCGCTCCTTCGGCAGCTACTGTTTCGCTGAGGGAGGCGCGCGCGCGTCCCGTCGGGCGGGGGAGGCTGGCTGGGGGTAGGGCCTCGTGCTCAAGCACGCGCGGAGTAGCCGTTGGTCGGCCGTCcggccggtggggggggggggaaaagagGCGGTTGCTGCCCGTTGGAGCCTCGCGCGGGTGCCTCCCCCTCTCGCGCTCCCCTCGCAGCTGAGGAGGCCATGAGAAGGCGGCTTCGGAAGGGGGCGGTGATggccgttgctgctgctgccgccgcccggCAACTGCCTCCGTCTCCTTTCCTCCCCTCGGCCCCAAACCGCGGGGCTCTCCGCACCTGCCAGCCCTGAGGCGCGCGTCCCGCCGCTGGAGAAGCGGAGAGCGagggccgccgccgcctcctcctggcTCGTCCTCCTGCCTTCCTCGATGTCTCCCCCGCCGCGGGGAGCCCACCCCATCCGCGCCCCTTCGGCCCGCAGCGTCCCCTCGGGAGCCCGGCCTCGCCTTCTCCGAGACTGGTGGCGGAGCCAGCCGCGACTCGCCGGGAGGCGGCCCAGCGACGACGGAGACGGCCAAGCCGCCGCCTCCACCAGCGCGGCGGGCATGAAGGCGGAGGCGGGGGACAGCAGCATGATCAACTTGTCGGTCCAGCAGGTGCTGAGTCTGTGGGCGCACGGCACCTCGCTCCGGCACCTCACCGGTAACGGCCCGGGCGCAGGGCGGGCGGGGGAGGCGTTCGGAGGCTGGGGCGGGCGAGGTTCGTAAAGCGGCCTGTGTTCTGTGacggagggagaggagaggtgtCGCCAGAGTCTTAGGTGGGAAGCCTGGGGGCGGGGACACACTCGAGCAGGGCAGAGAAAATGGTACCCGGGAACGTGTGAATGTAAAGTGGCTTCTGGTTCAAAAGGGCAGGTGAAAATGTGCGTGGCATCATAAATGGAGAGTAACGGATGGCATTTGGTTGGAGCTTAATACGCAGGCTGGAGGTTAGAGTAGGTGCAGGTTCTGACTCAGATCTATGGGGTGCTCCAATAACCCAAAGGACTTGACTGGGCACCTGTCTTCCTATGTTCCTCGCTGGGCCTTTTTGGAAAATTGCTGCTGTTCAGATCTGTGGCATCTGATCCGGGTATTTCCTGCAGGACCTAGTACCAAACAGGTACAGGGCTTATGCTGTCTGATCAACTAAATGCTGCCTCAATTTAAAAACTTTTGGGGCacttaaaaatgtatttcctttctctcccccctaaTGGGGATTAGTGAAGCAACAGACTTCGTAAaaatatacattatttttaaTACAAGCACTTAAACTCTAGTTGACAAGCATAGCCTTCAAAGACCCTGCTTTGTTACACAGCAAGTGAAAGCCTGTTTAAAGATTCTAGTGCATGTATGTGTCatcaaaaatatatatctgtttcTTCATAACTATTGTTTAATTCATACTAAAATGTATGCTTAATGTCAAATTTGTTGGCATTCCTCTTGCTATGCTTTTTCATTTAGAGAAGCTACATTTTTTGCTCCTATTTCATGCCCGCCAAGTACCCAAACTGTCAAATGTGTTCAGTTAAAATTATGAAGTTATAATTTGCTCTTTATCTTGTAAAGAAACACTGCCTTGCACAGTAACTACCAAGTCTTGCTTGGTAGTTGACTTTTctgttgactcagaagtaaatcctattttgTTAAATGGGACTGACATCAAAATAAATGTGCACAGTTGTAGGTTAAGAATTGCATTCACTGCTGCTACACAAGCAGAACAAACTCTAGCCTGCATGGTGGGGCTTCCTCTTCTGTCCTACAGCTCCcagtgcaccctcaaaatctctTCCAGATTTAAGGAGTCGGAAAAGCATAGGAAATCCTGTGTGAGCAGCTTGTACAGAGTTGGATATAATCCCAAGACTGTAAACCTAAGTGATTTCACCTAGTGTCTTTGCACATGCATAGAGAGAACCATATAAACAATTTTCTCTTCTAAATTCTGCAGTGTAAAAGGTTATGTGGATGGCATGGTCGAAGGTGTACAGAATGGGAAACCCTTAGGGTTGTAGATTGATGGATGCAGTGCATAATTAAAtgaaattcactgccacaagatgtgttTATGGCCACTGGCCAAAGGAATTAGGCAGATTTCTGGAGGATAGGTCCATCAACAATGATCAATGATATTTAAATGTGGAACCTCAGGGTTCAGAGGCAGGATGCCTCCAACTGGTACAAACAGTGAAGTAGAGCTTGTGGCCATCATTCCCTCTTTGTAGGCTTTTTGAAAGCATCTGATTGGGACACTCACAGAAATGTGATTCATGGTCTTATCCAGCAGGGCCGTTCTTACATTCTCAGATTGAGCTCCCCATCTGTAATCATACTAGTCTTTCTGGTAGTGCAGTTAGGATGATTACTGATCTAATTTATGTGATGCTCTTTGAGCACTTGGTAAAAGTGCTGTACAGTATAAGTTTCATGCATCTAGCTAGCACTCCATCTGACACAGATATCTATTTGCCTGGATAATAAATCATATCTGAAGCATTTTCTTAGTAAAAAGAAGGTTCACTTAAGGAAACTAGTTCACACTAAGGAAACTACATGAGTATTGGATACTTGATTCTAGTACTATTTCACAGAATACAGTGGCCCTGTATCAATAAACAATGGATTAGATGTGGTGTTCAGGTGGAAGTGTGTATACAACCAAAATGCGTCATTCTTTTTACTGGTACGCTACTTACTACAACATCAGGCAGTGTATagtctttggaactccctgttcATTTATATTAGGCATTTCACTATTGTTCTtagtgcctgctgaaaactttttgcTTCAGCAAACCTACCCaaacatgtaattttattatgtatattattttaaaattactggtcttattaatatttttaaacatatgttatttttttgcctttatcaTTTTTAATGAAGGTTTTGGATTTTTCTTTAAACCACTTAGAAAGCAatgtatacattttgttaaataaaataaaataacattatatTGTCTGTTCATAAATGTTACGCAACATACTTATTTCAatattaatttgttttgttgaatTGTCCTGTTTTTCTACCTTGGCACATAGACTGAGCTTTCAACTACTGTACTGTTCTAATACCTATTTTGTGTGGCTATAGTCAGCTTAGATTCCATTAGCATATATATGAACTTCACATGTTCTTTGCCCTAGTGCATACTGTACTTCCATCCTGACTCTCATTTTCCATTCCATTTGATATGTGGATGCTAGTTCACAaaatcttaaatatttttttagctTTAAGATGCCAAAAGACTTTTTGTTGCTGTCAACATGCCAATATTCTCTTGGAAATTGTCTTCTATTTTCTTGCCCAATCAACTAGTCTGGACATATGAAGACTGGCAGTGCAtgctgcagccacagcagcctGCAGCATGGTCAGGATTATAAAGGATTCCACTGGGTACCATTTAATTTCTAAATTGAATCTCATGATTCACCATTACTTACTTATTGTATTTGTATCCCAGCATTTTTCTCAAGAAGTTCAAGGTAGTGTACATGATTCTCCCCATATCATTTAATTCCCCCAACAACCCTATGGGGTAGGttagctgagaggcagtgactggcccaaggtcacccagtgagtttcatggctgattgCATATTTGAATCCTGGTCACCCCGGCCCTAGTCCAAAACTctgaccactataccacactgggtCTCGGGCCCTGAGGATTTCAGCTTCTATGGCTCCAGCTCACAAAGGTGAACACATGTTAACAGTTTTGGTATACAGTACAATACTTCTAGCTAAACTTCCAGGGTTCTCTCTTGGAAATAACTGCAAATTTTTAGTGCTAGTTTACATTTTATCTGTTAGTTAATTGTATCCTAAACAACTAaaagagagtggggtggggaaacaaatTTTTGGAACGTTTCCCTGCCTGATTGCCAAGGAAGCATTCAGCAAGTATGTTTTTGTTTGGTGTGTTTtacattatttgttttttaaggttcTTTGAATCAAGAGATATGAGGGATATATTTAGACTACTTTTAAATAAACCAGACatagtataaattattattagtagtagtattagtattatttgtaaaccacccttcatctacagatctcagggcagttcacaatggAATAGAAATTGATACATGCAGTATAATATAATACTTAAATTTGAGAACTGTCTGTGATCTGAAGTAAGTTTTGTTAAAGCAGCCTTCGGCTAACTTAAGTCTCTCTGTGTGATGCAATACGTAGTTTTATGAATTGTTTCCTTTGGTGAAAGATTTATGCCTTTTATACAGCTAATTTTGTCTCCTTTGGAGAGCATGTGCTGCTTCAGAATCAGTTCTCCCTCAATTAGCTAGTTTCTGTTCTCATAGTTCCACAACTTTGACACTTTTTCTCAGTGTTAGTTGCATTTAACACTAAAGAACAAAATCTATTTTTATCCAGCATGTGTACAATATGTCCTAGAAAGATAAATTTGGTTATTTAGGACATTCAGTGATAAA from Lacerta agilis isolate rLacAgi1 chromosome 7, rLacAgi1.pri, whole genome shotgun sequence includes the following:
- the TMEM170B gene encoding transmembrane protein 170B, which encodes WPLLLLPPPGNCLRLLSSPRPQTAGLSAPASPEARVPPLEKRRARAAAASSWLVLLPSSMSPPPRGAHPIRAPSARSVPSGARPRLLRDWWRSQPRLAGRRPSDDGDGQAAASTSAAGMKAEAGDSSMINLSVQQVLSLWAHGTSLRHLTEMWYWVFLWALFSSLFVHGAAGVLMFVMLQRHRQGRVISIIAVSIGFLGSVTGAMITSAAVAGIFRVAGKSMAPLQALVFGIGQTVLTLIISFSRILATL